In Gracilimonas sp., a single window of DNA contains:
- a CDS encoding AMP-binding protein, translating into MIGLFQYKNSVKEREKIKSGGLICYGNKHIDTNGLLKKGNAFAHLLNDAGCTENDHFCVVMKKSINFLITLIGINQMGGIVMPVDSDCSKEQMQDILSENSFRWILVDETGLDFIDTCTNPHQELNIGWMGEKENLPSQLRPEFIWDNIEHYSTDSSSPLINPNRFTAMFYLDNENREQNVYLLSNHEVSEFVNSILEAISVDEKSRIAGFFPSQCMPFMIEIGMSALNNAHLQLFNPALIKNQEVFFKVVDEYKATHICCRSEELKYLGNDRIELLRKLPEVKELIIWGPPLPMSKIYLLKELFPNSSIRNFYIITGKGKAKHQKLGVSTFMNLGYTEESLYVFQRSHFCSESDSFDSMPKTQEVHHAYWRKRSNNSDDPNLQIVSNL; encoded by the coding sequence ATGATAGGATTATTTCAGTATAAAAATAGTGTAAAAGAGAGGGAAAAAATAAAATCCGGAGGATTAATTTGTTATGGAAACAAACATATTGATACTAATGGGCTATTAAAAAAAGGGAATGCTTTTGCTCATTTATTAAATGATGCCGGATGCACGGAAAATGATCATTTTTGCGTGGTTATGAAAAAATCAATTAATTTTTTAATCACTCTTATAGGTATTAATCAGATGGGCGGAATTGTCATGCCTGTAGATTCAGATTGCTCAAAAGAACAAATGCAAGATATACTTTCAGAGAATAGCTTTAGATGGATCTTAGTTGACGAAACAGGCCTGGATTTTATTGATACTTGTACAAATCCTCATCAAGAATTAAATATTGGTTGGATGGGAGAAAAAGAAAACCTGCCATCCCAGCTTCGACCTGAATTTATATGGGATAATATTGAGCATTATAGCACAGACTCATCATCACCTTTAATAAACCCCAACAGGTTTACGGCAATGTTTTACTTGGATAACGAAAATAGAGAGCAAAATGTTTATCTGCTTAGTAACCATGAGGTTAGTGAATTTGTGAATTCTATTTTAGAAGCAATTTCTGTCGATGAAAAGAGTCGTATAGCCGGCTTCTTTCCCTCACAGTGTATGCCATTTATGATAGAGATTGGTATGTCTGCCTTAAATAATGCTCATTTACAATTATTCAATCCAGCTTTAATTAAAAATCAGGAGGTCTTCTTCAAAGTGGTTGACGAATATAAGGCTACTCATATTTGTTGCAGGTCAGAGGAGTTAAAATACTTAGGAAATGATAGAATTGAATTGCTTAGAAAGCTTCCTGAAGTCAAAGAGCTCATCATTTGGGGGCCGCCTTTGCCAATGAGTAAAATTTATCTGCTGAAAGAACTATTTCCAAATAGCAGCATTCGCAATTTCTATATCATTACGGGAAAGGGAAAGGCTAAACACCAGAAACTTGGGGTTTCAACCTTTATGAATTTAGGCTATACGGAAGAGTCATTGTACGTTTTCCAACGATCACATTTTTGCTCTGAGTCTGATTCATTTGATTCTATGCCTAAAACTCAAGAAGTCCATCATGCTTATTGGAGAAAAAGGAGTAATAATTCAGATGATCCAAATTTACAAATAGTAAGTAACCTGTAG
- a CDS encoding glycoside hydrolase family 9 protein, protein MNTVGYSSGSPKLAFTSVKVQSGDVFKIVQAKTLETVFEGSIDVNKVKSTIFGDIIHELNFTSFDKPGVYRLWIPSLGVRSSQFEIANQVYNEAVKTAIESYYYQRCGTEVNIGTSWTHKVCHIDDAVYYGNGKDKLDVSGGWHDAGDYGKFSVNTAVSLAYLLYLYDHQPDKFYDGQLRIPENSNNVPDLLDEARWAMQWLMKMQNEKGGVFHKVQKKKWTGEYLPHNDPDTRYIFEVSSTATADFAAVSAIGSRLFKEINPHFSDSLRKAAVRAWDYLSRHPEIVPDGGFTNPSDVRGGEYGDTNDADERLWASVELYRLTGETKYHEYFLKNYQSVDEPKMPPVSWKSIGEFAIYSYLRLPEKDQNLEARKIIIEKIRAYADKLVKQIAGSDYRIALKENEFYWGSNSVVLGYAFDLIQAYEFTEMELYKEAALDQLHYILGRNPFGLSFVTGIGSTSVKNPYHQFSSELNVSKPVPGMLVGGPNNHNNLNDQVLSAYPGKAYEDNSKNYVVNETAINYTAPFVYVAGYFSNLAKTEVASE, encoded by the coding sequence GTGAATACAGTAGGGTATTCCTCGGGGAGCCCAAAACTTGCATTTACTTCTGTAAAAGTGCAATCGGGGGATGTTTTTAAAATTGTGCAAGCTAAAACTCTAGAAACCGTTTTTGAAGGAAGTATTGATGTGAATAAAGTCAAAAGCACTATTTTTGGAGATATTATCCATGAATTGAATTTTACCTCATTTGATAAACCTGGCGTTTATCGGCTTTGGATTCCATCATTGGGAGTTAGGTCAAGTCAATTTGAGATAGCAAATCAGGTTTATAATGAAGCAGTAAAAACTGCTATTGAAAGTTACTATTACCAACGGTGTGGAACTGAAGTGAATATCGGAACTTCTTGGACCCACAAAGTATGTCATATTGATGACGCTGTTTACTATGGAAATGGAAAAGACAAATTAGATGTATCTGGTGGTTGGCATGACGCCGGGGATTACGGGAAATTCAGTGTTAATACTGCGGTCAGTCTAGCGTACTTATTGTATTTGTATGATCATCAACCAGATAAATTTTATGATGGGCAGTTGCGGATCCCGGAAAACTCTAACAATGTACCGGATTTATTGGATGAAGCCCGGTGGGCTATGCAATGGCTGATGAAAATGCAGAATGAAAAAGGTGGGGTCTTTCATAAGGTTCAAAAGAAAAAATGGACCGGCGAATATTTACCTCACAATGACCCTGATACCAGGTATATATTTGAAGTTAGCAGTACAGCTACAGCAGATTTTGCAGCTGTAAGCGCCATTGGATCTCGACTGTTTAAAGAGATTAATCCTCATTTTTCAGATTCACTTAGGAAAGCTGCTGTGAGAGCTTGGGATTATTTAAGCCGGCATCCAGAAATTGTACCGGATGGCGGGTTCACAAATCCATCTGATGTACGGGGTGGAGAGTATGGAGATACAAATGATGCAGATGAACGACTATGGGCTTCTGTAGAACTTTATCGACTTACAGGTGAAACCAAATACCATGAGTATTTTCTCAAAAACTACCAATCTGTTGATGAGCCAAAAATGCCACCAGTAAGCTGGAAAAGTATAGGCGAATTTGCAATTTATTCATACCTGAGGCTTCCGGAGAAGGATCAAAATTTGGAAGCTAGAAAAATTATCATCGAAAAAATCAGAGCATATGCAGACAAACTCGTTAAACAAATTGCCGGCAGTGATTATAGAATTGCTTTAAAAGAAAATGAGTTTTATTGGGGCTCTAACAGTGTGGTTTTAGGATATGCTTTTGATCTTATACAGGCATATGAATTTACGGAGATGGAGCTGTATAAAGAAGCCGCACTAGATCAGTTGCATTATATATTAGGCCGTAATCCATTTGGATTGTCTTTTGTAACGGGAATTGGAAGTACCTCTGTCAAAAACCCCTACCATCAGTTCTCTTCTGAATTAAATGTCAGTAAACCGGTTCCCGGAATGTTAGTAGGAGGCCCTAATAACCATAATAACCTCAATGATCAGGTTTTATCCGCCTACCCCGGAAAGGCGTATGAAGATAACAGCAAAAATTATGTAGTGAATGAAACAGCTATAAATTATACAGCACCATTTGTTTATGTAGCCGGATATTTTTCAAACTTAGCGAAAACAGAGGTTGCATCAGAATAG